One Candidatus Cloacimonadaceae bacterium genomic window, TTGATTTTCAGTACTTTGGTGCTTTTGCTGGTGCCGTTTTGGGTGGCTTTGACGAAAAAGATTCCGCTGGCGAGTTTCTTATCCGCTTTCCAATTGACGGTGCTGTTTGGCGCGGCGTTGATTTCTCCCACCAATTGACCGCGGAGATTGAAAATGCGGAAATTGACCTCGGATTTGGCATTGGAATCGAGGCGGAGAT contains:
- a CDS encoding T9SS type A sorting domain-containing protein, with the translated sequence LRLDSNAKSEVNFRIFNLRGQLVGEINAAPNSTVNWKADKKLASGIFFVKATQNGTSKSTKVLKIK